In one window of Fictibacillus phosphorivorans DNA:
- the pheS gene encoding phenylalanine--tRNA ligase subunit alpha encodes MKDRLEALKVEAIGQIKEAQDLKDLQAVKVAYLGKKGPITEVLKGMGKLSAEERPVIGAYANEVRDSIQQELDKKQTALEDAAIAEKLSKETIDVSLPGRPVKKGNPHPLTAVVTEIEDLFLSMGFTIAEGPEVETDYYNFEALNLPKGHPARDMQDSFFITEDILLRTQTSPVQARTMEKHEGEGPVKIISPGKVYRRDNDDATHSHQFMQIEGLVVDQNVRLSDLKGVLETFAKKMFGEDRKIRLRPSFFPFTEPSVEMDISCFKCSGKGCSICKQTGWIEILGAGMVHPNVLEMAGFDSKKYTGFAFGMGPERIAMLKYGIDDIRHFYANDIRFLKQFKNA; translated from the coding sequence GTGAAAGACCGTTTAGAAGCTTTAAAAGTAGAAGCGATCGGACAGATCAAAGAAGCACAAGATTTAAAAGATCTGCAAGCTGTTAAGGTAGCTTATTTAGGAAAGAAAGGACCCATTACTGAAGTATTAAAAGGGATGGGAAAACTGTCTGCTGAAGAAAGACCTGTTATTGGTGCTTATGCCAACGAAGTTCGTGACAGCATCCAACAGGAACTAGATAAAAAACAAACCGCGCTTGAGGATGCAGCCATCGCGGAAAAGCTATCAAAAGAAACAATCGATGTTTCATTACCAGGAAGACCTGTAAAGAAAGGAAATCCTCACCCGTTAACAGCAGTTGTTACGGAGATTGAAGATCTTTTCTTAAGCATGGGCTTCACGATCGCTGAAGGTCCAGAAGTAGAAACAGATTATTACAATTTCGAGGCGCTTAACTTGCCAAAAGGGCATCCTGCGCGTGATATGCAAGACTCATTCTTTATTACAGAGGATATCCTTCTTCGTACACAAACTTCACCTGTTCAAGCACGTACGATGGAAAAGCATGAAGGGGAAGGACCTGTAAAAATCATTTCTCCAGGTAAGGTTTACCGAAGAGATAACGATGATGCAACACACTCTCATCAGTTCATGCAGATTGAAGGACTTGTTGTAGACCAAAATGTTCGTTTAAGTGATTTAAAAGGTGTTCTCGAAACGTTCGCGAAGAAAATGTTCGGTGAAGATCGAAAAATTCGTCTTCGTCCAAGTTTCTTCCCTTTTACAGAACCATCTGTTGAAATGGATATCTCTTGTTTTAAATGTAGCGGAAAAGGCTGTTCGATCTGTAAACAAACAGGTTGGATCGAGATCTTAGGAGCAGGTATGGTTCATCCGAACGTACTTGAGATGGCTGGATTCGATTCAAAGAAATACACAGGTTTTGCATTTGGAATGGGACCTGAACGTATCGCGATGCTCAAATATGGAATTGATGATATTCGTCATTTCTATGCGAACGATATCCGGTTTTTAAAACAATTCAAAAATGCATAA
- the pheT gene encoding phenylalanine--tRNA ligase subunit beta, which yields MLISYNWLKEYVNVEISPSELADKITKSGIEVEMVESLNKGISGVVVGYVQECIQHPNADKLRVCKVDVGQGEVSQIVCGAPNVAQGQKVAVAVPGAVLPGNFKIKKAKLRGEESHGMICSLTELGVDTKLVPKEYATGIFVMPSDAEPGSDALEYLNLNDHVLELGLTPNRADCLNVIGVANEVAAILKQEVKLPNTSINTSEEKAEDFISVQIESLEDNPYYGAMIIRDVKIGPSPLWMQNRLMASGIRPINNIVDITNYVLLEYGQPLHAFDFNRLGSKEIVIRRATEGEHIQTLDDQDRKLKDTHLVITNGKDPIAVAGVMGGATSEVQSDTTNVLLEAAYFASGRVRAASKDLGLRSEASSRYEKGIDRNRVYAAAMRAASLMAEIAGGKVAEGIVEAGKREVNTYSVKMDVSRMNNLLGTEITSEQTASIFERLGFGYKESNGQFEVNVPSRRPDITIEADLIEEVGRIYGYDRIPTTYLLSEARPGGLTKNQAQRRNIRTYLEGAGLYQAVTYALTTPLKSTHFSFSDEKVYPISVAHPMSEERSTLRMSLLPQLLEVLQYNRNRSMEDLAIYEMGSVFINRQEVLTDLPEEYVFVSGAVTGVFNEHLWQGERKTVDFYVLKGILEGLMSELNLSERITYEAGEIENMHPGRTAIVKLDGISVGFVGQLHPALQKELDVKDTYVFELNASSLLEKETDQMVYQTLPRYPSITRDIALVVDQELPAGDLTTVIQAAGGALLKEVNLFDLYEGEKMEAGKKSLAFSLKYFDPERTLTDEEVVTAHDRVLKSLEERFGAQLRK from the coding sequence ATGCTAATCTCTTATAACTGGCTAAAAGAATATGTAAATGTAGAAATCTCACCGTCTGAACTCGCAGATAAGATTACAAAAAGCGGTATTGAAGTCGAGATGGTCGAGTCATTAAATAAAGGAATCAGTGGAGTAGTTGTTGGGTATGTGCAAGAATGTATCCAGCATCCGAACGCTGACAAGCTTAGAGTTTGTAAAGTAGATGTAGGTCAAGGTGAAGTCTCACAGATCGTTTGTGGTGCACCGAATGTAGCTCAAGGCCAAAAAGTGGCTGTGGCTGTACCTGGTGCCGTCCTTCCGGGTAACTTTAAAATTAAAAAAGCAAAACTTCGCGGTGAAGAATCTCACGGAATGATCTGTTCGCTTACAGAGTTAGGTGTTGATACAAAATTAGTTCCAAAAGAATATGCAACAGGAATCTTTGTGATGCCATCTGACGCAGAGCCTGGAAGTGATGCTTTAGAATACTTAAATCTGAATGATCATGTACTGGAACTTGGACTTACACCAAACCGAGCTGATTGCCTGAACGTAATCGGTGTTGCAAATGAAGTAGCAGCAATTTTAAAACAAGAAGTGAAACTTCCAAACACATCGATCAATACTTCAGAAGAAAAAGCAGAAGATTTTATTTCCGTTCAGATCGAATCACTGGAAGATAACCCTTATTACGGTGCGATGATTATCCGCGATGTTAAGATTGGTCCTTCACCACTTTGGATGCAGAACCGATTAATGGCATCAGGCATTCGTCCGATCAATAACATTGTTGATATCACAAACTATGTACTTCTTGAATATGGTCAGCCACTACATGCGTTTGACTTTAACCGATTAGGTTCTAAAGAGATTGTCATCCGACGTGCTACAGAAGGTGAGCACATTCAAACGCTAGATGATCAGGATCGTAAACTTAAAGATACTCATTTAGTGATCACAAATGGTAAAGATCCGATTGCGGTAGCTGGTGTTATGGGCGGAGCTACGAGTGAAGTTCAATCGGACACAACAAACGTACTATTAGAGGCAGCGTATTTTGCTTCAGGTCGTGTAAGAGCAGCTTCAAAAGATCTAGGATTACGCAGTGAAGCAAGTTCGAGATACGAAAAAGGCATAGACCGTAACCGTGTATATGCAGCTGCAATGAGAGCAGCTAGTCTTATGGCCGAAATTGCTGGAGGCAAAGTTGCTGAAGGAATCGTTGAGGCAGGTAAGCGCGAAGTTAACACATATAGTGTGAAGATGGATGTTTCAAGAATGAACAACCTTTTAGGAACAGAGATTACATCGGAACAGACTGCGTCTATCTTTGAGCGTTTAGGTTTTGGATATAAAGAGTCTAACGGACAGTTCGAAGTAAACGTTCCTTCCCGCAGACCGGACATTACGATCGAAGCAGATTTAATTGAAGAAGTAGGACGTATTTATGGATATGATCGTATCCCAACTACGTACCTTTTATCAGAAGCGCGTCCAGGTGGCCTAACGAAGAATCAGGCACAACGCCGTAATATCAGAACATATCTAGAGGGTGCAGGGCTATATCAAGCTGTAACATACGCATTGACTACTCCACTAAAGTCAACTCATTTTTCATTTAGTGATGAGAAGGTATATCCGATCTCAGTTGCGCATCCGATGAGTGAAGAGCGCAGTACGTTAAGAATGAGTTTATTGCCACAGCTTCTAGAAGTGCTTCAATACAACAGAAATCGTTCGATGGAAGACCTCGCTATCTATGAGATGGGATCAGTCTTCATCAATCGCCAAGAGGTTTTAACAGATCTCCCTGAAGAATATGTATTTGTATCAGGAGCTGTTACTGGTGTATTTAATGAGCATCTTTGGCAAGGCGAAAGAAAGACTGTTGATTTCTATGTGTTAAAAGGTATTCTTGAAGGTCTCATGAGTGAATTGAACCTTTCTGAACGCATCACATATGAAGCTGGAGAAATTGAGAACATGCATCCAGGAAGAACAGCAATCGTGAAACTTGATGGTATTTCTGTAGGATTTGTTGGTCAGCTTCACCCAGCTCTTCAAAAAGAGTTGGATGTAAAAGATACGTATGTGTTCGAGTTGAACGCAAGTAGTCTTTTAGAAAAGGAAACGGATCAGATGGTCTATCAAACATTGCCGCGTTATCCTTCAATCACACGAGATATCGCTCTTGTTGTTGATCAAGAACTTCCAGCAGGAGATCTGACAACTGTGATCCAGGCTGCAGGTGGAGCATTGTTAAAAGAAGTAAATCTTTTTGATCTGTATGAAGGTGAAAAGATGGAAGCCGGTAAGAAATCACTTGCATTTTCACTAAAATATTTTGATCCAGAACGAACGTTAACAGATGAAGAAGTCGTAACGGCGCATGACCGTGTATTAAAGAGCTTAGAAGAACGCTTTGGCGCTCAGCTAAGAAAATAA
- a CDS encoding dUTP diphosphatase encodes MNVKIKELFSMQRELNMRIVEEHNLDNSSLFEQRRLAFLVELGELANETRCFKYWSKRPASAKEVILEEYVDGLHFVLSIGLDLGIDEVDMTNEVDHSEKMDKIDINTLFLTLYQAGAKSLSSKEFQSFFDTFLGLGVKLGFSFEEIEGAYFEKNRVNHERQDTGY; translated from the coding sequence ATGAACGTGAAAATTAAAGAACTCTTTTCCATGCAGCGCGAATTGAACATGCGTATTGTGGAAGAACATAATCTTGATAATTCATCATTATTTGAACAGAGAAGATTAGCATTTCTAGTTGAGCTTGGCGAATTGGCTAACGAAACAAGATGCTTTAAATATTGGAGTAAACGTCCAGCTTCTGCTAAAGAAGTAATCTTAGAAGAATATGTAGACGGACTACATTTTGTTTTGTCAATCGGCTTAGATTTAGGAATTGATGAGGTCGATATGACGAATGAGGTTGATCATAGTGAGAAAATGGACAAGATAGATATTAATACATTATTTTTAACGCTCTATCAAGCGGGGGCTAAATCTCTATCGAGTAAAGAGTTTCAATCATTTTTTGATACTTTCTTAGGGTTGGGCGTGAAGCTCGGGTTTTCATTTGAAGAGATTGAAGGAGCTTATTTTGAAAAGAATAGAGTGAATCATGAGCGTCAAGATACAGGGTATTAA
- the polX gene encoding DNA polymerase/3'-5' exonuclease PolX — protein sequence MVNKKEVVRALEQIALYLEILGENSFKVSAYRKAANALESDERTMDEIGDVSKLKGIGKGTASVIIEMIEKGESELLVELQEKVPSELITLLQVPNLGGKKIAKLYSELGITNIESLKEACENGKVRALAGFGAKTEEKILGSLKDLGKRPERLPIAYMLPIAEKIESQLKRMKNIEKYSRAGSLRRYRETIKDLDFIISSEHPSQVREQLLKLDGVIDVIASGDTKVSLVLDEKLSVSVDFRIVQPHQFATTLHHFTGSMEHNVKMRQLAKARGEKISEYGVENVETGEILTFETEEDFYAHFSLSWIPPEARESGEEIELFKDGHDLIQLSDIKGDLHLHSTWSDGAFSIEEMAEEARSKGYEYMAITDHSQYLRVANGLTPERVRMQRQEINKLNKKYTDFKILAGIEMDILPDGTLDYDDELLDEMDFVIASIHSAFSQDQSKIMDRLKTALKHKKVNLIAHPTGRLIGRREGYDVDVENLLQLAYETGTAVELNANPNRLDLAPHWLRKAQELGVKIAINTDAHYKDTMKHMEIGAAVARKGFVRKNNVLNTMTLNELETYLNREKQL from the coding sequence ATGGTAAATAAAAAAGAGGTAGTACGTGCACTTGAACAAATTGCTTTGTACCTTGAGATCTTAGGAGAGAATTCGTTTAAAGTTTCCGCATACCGTAAAGCAGCGAACGCTCTTGAAAGTGATGAGCGAACGATGGACGAGATCGGCGATGTTTCGAAATTGAAAGGAATCGGCAAAGGTACAGCTTCTGTAATCATAGAAATGATAGAAAAGGGCGAATCGGAACTTTTAGTAGAACTTCAGGAAAAAGTACCGTCTGAACTGATAACACTGCTACAAGTTCCAAACCTAGGTGGTAAGAAAATCGCTAAACTTTATTCCGAGTTAGGTATAACGAATATTGAATCTCTAAAAGAAGCATGTGAAAATGGTAAAGTAAGAGCATTGGCTGGGTTTGGTGCTAAAACGGAAGAGAAGATCTTAGGATCGTTAAAGGATCTAGGGAAAAGACCGGAAAGACTTCCTATTGCCTATATGCTGCCAATTGCAGAGAAAATAGAATCACAGTTAAAAAGAATGAAAAATATTGAGAAGTATTCTAGAGCGGGAAGTTTAAGACGCTACCGCGAAACGATAAAAGACTTGGATTTTATTATTTCAAGTGAACATCCGAGTCAAGTAAGAGAGCAACTTTTAAAACTAGATGGCGTTATCGATGTGATTGCAAGCGGAGATACAAAGGTTTCCCTTGTACTCGATGAGAAACTTTCAGTATCCGTAGACTTTCGTATCGTACAACCCCATCAGTTTGCTACAACACTTCATCATTTTACGGGATCTATGGAGCATAATGTTAAAATGCGTCAGCTTGCAAAGGCAAGAGGCGAAAAAATCAGTGAATATGGAGTAGAGAATGTTGAAACTGGTGAAATTCTTACATTTGAAACAGAAGAGGACTTTTATGCGCATTTTTCATTAAGTTGGATTCCACCTGAAGCGAGAGAATCTGGTGAAGAGATAGAGCTATTTAAGGATGGTCATGACTTAATTCAGTTATCTGACATAAAAGGAGATCTTCATCTGCACTCTACTTGGAGCGATGGGGCTTTCTCGATCGAAGAAATGGCTGAAGAAGCACGAAGTAAAGGCTATGAATATATGGCGATTACAGATCATTCTCAATATTTACGAGTTGCAAACGGTCTAACTCCTGAGAGAGTGCGCATGCAGCGACAAGAGATTAATAAGTTAAATAAAAAGTATACTGATTTCAAGATACTAGCTGGAATCGAGATGGATATTCTACCAGATGGTACACTTGATTATGATGATGAATTGTTAGATGAGATGGATTTTGTTATTGCTAGCATCCATTCTGCTTTCTCTCAAGATCAAAGCAAGATCATGGATCGTTTGAAGACGGCGTTAAAACACAAAAAAGTGAATCTGATCGCTCACCCAACAGGGCGCCTGATCGGACGCAGAGAAGGATATGACGTGGATGTTGAAAACCTGCTGCAGCTTGCTTATGAAACGGGTACTGCAGTTGAGTTGAACGCGAATCCGAATCGTCTAGATCTTGCTCCACACTGGTTAAGAAAAGCCCAGGAACTTGGGGTCAAGATAGCGATTAATACAGATGCACATTATAAAGACACGATGAAACATATGGAGATTGGAGCAGCGGTTGCCCGAAAAGGTTTTGTTCGAAAAAACAATGTGTTAAACACAATGACATTGAACGAACTTGAAACCTATTTAAACCGTGAAAAACAGCTCTAG
- the rnhC gene encoding ribonuclease HIII — protein sequence MSHVVKKMTNSEILQMKKELSSVLSAKTPPGAVFSAKLSDCTVTAYQSGKVLFQGKGAEAASQKYSGEVSVPKTKSSTVKPPHQYAPPKNAAELSMIGSDEVGTGDYFGPMTVAAAYVSRANLVLVKELGVKDSKHLNDKQIIQIAKELIHTVPYSLLVLNNEKYNELQQKGMTQGKIKAILHNRALQNVKAKIEGEEIEGILVDQFCEPGVYFNYLAREKNLLKEGLYFATKGESIHLSVAAASILARYSFLKEMDKLGARFNTVIPKGAGPHVDVKAAELVEKFGQSVFDTATKKHFANTQKALNLLRKKKI from the coding sequence ATGTCTCACGTTGTGAAAAAGATGACTAATTCAGAAATACTTCAAATGAAAAAAGAACTCTCGTCCGTTCTATCCGCTAAAACCCCGCCTGGAGCAGTTTTTTCAGCTAAACTCTCAGATTGCACCGTTACAGCATACCAGTCGGGCAAAGTCCTTTTCCAAGGTAAGGGAGCTGAAGCTGCTTCTCAAAAATACTCAGGCGAAGTTTCCGTCCCAAAAACGAAAAGTTCAACGGTGAAACCGCCTCATCAGTATGCCCCACCAAAGAACGCAGCAGAATTATCAATGATCGGAAGTGACGAAGTTGGAACAGGAGATTACTTTGGACCGATGACGGTTGCCGCCGCATACGTTTCTAGAGCTAACCTTGTACTCGTAAAAGAACTAGGTGTAAAAGATTCCAAGCACTTAAATGATAAACAGATCATTCAAATCGCAAAAGAACTCATCCATACCGTTCCATACTCACTTCTCGTACTTAATAATGAGAAGTATAACGAACTTCAGCAAAAAGGGATGACGCAAGGAAAGATTAAGGCGATCCTTCATAACCGAGCTCTCCAAAACGTAAAAGCAAAAATTGAAGGTGAAGAGATCGAAGGTATATTAGTCGATCAATTCTGTGAACCTGGTGTGTACTTTAACTACTTAGCAAGAGAGAAGAATCTTTTAAAAGAAGGGCTTTATTTTGCTACAAAAGGTGAATCGATTCATCTTTCTGTTGCTGCTGCTTCCATCTTGGCGAGATATAGCTTCTTAAAAGAAATGGATAAATTAGGGGCTCGCTTCAATACTGTAATCCCAAAAGGCGCAGGTCCTCATGTCGATGTTAAAGCGGCAGAACTTGTTGAGAAGTTTGGACAGTCTGTATTTGATACAGCAACCAAAAAACATTTTGCAAATACTCAAAAAGCGCTAAATTTATTACGTAAAAAGAAGATTTAA
- a CDS encoding TrmH family RNA methyltransferase encodes MKHIESESNASLKQWKKLHTKKEREKSGTFLIEGPHLIEEAIASGAKLQHVIVEENFEINETWLKEKFSLWSVPAKLMKQLSETEKPQGIIAVCEMMDQSEEIIKKEGRYLLIDGVQDPGNLGTIIRTADSAGLDGVFLGEGTADLYNGKTVRSTQGSLFHLPIVKANLLEIIERCKAHDLPVLSTSLQNSVDMRETPEVNGFALIMGNEGAGVQEILQQESTLNVKIPIFGSAESLNVSVATGILLYELQRNRT; translated from the coding sequence ATGAAGCACATTGAATCAGAGTCCAACGCTTCCTTGAAGCAATGGAAAAAACTTCATACAAAAAAAGAACGTGAAAAATCTGGGACTTTCTTGATTGAAGGTCCGCATCTTATAGAAGAAGCAATTGCCTCTGGAGCAAAACTTCAACATGTGATTGTTGAAGAAAATTTTGAAATCAACGAGACTTGGTTAAAGGAAAAATTCAGCCTATGGTCTGTTCCGGCTAAATTAATGAAACAGCTATCTGAAACAGAAAAGCCACAAGGGATCATTGCTGTTTGTGAAATGATGGATCAATCTGAAGAAATCATTAAAAAAGAAGGTCGTTACCTTTTAATCGATGGCGTTCAAGACCCAGGAAATCTTGGTACGATCATTCGAACAGCTGATAGCGCAGGTCTCGACGGTGTATTCTTAGGCGAAGGTACAGCGGATCTTTATAATGGTAAAACCGTCCGATCAACGCAAGGATCGTTGTTTCATCTGCCGATCGTAAAAGCGAACTTGTTAGAGATTATTGAACGTTGTAAAGCGCATGATCTGCCGGTACTATCGACGTCTCTTCAAAATTCTGTGGATATGCGAGAAACGCCTGAAGTAAATGGATTTGCTTTGATCATGGGCAATGAAGGCGCTGGTGTACAGGAGATTCTTCAACAAGAATCAACGTTGAATGTGAAGATTCCGATCTTCGGCAGTGCAGAGTCCCTAAACGTTTCCGTAGCAACGGGCATTCTTTTGTATGAATTACAGCGAAATCGTACGTAA
- the zapA gene encoding cell division protein ZapA, producing MAEEKKKNRTTVEIYGQRYVIAGTESSSHIHLVADKVDLKMREIQSHNRVLDTKQLAVLTAVNTMNEYLKIKEELKKLQQRIGKEES from the coding sequence GTGGCGGAAGAGAAAAAGAAAAACCGTACGACGGTCGAAATCTATGGACAACGATATGTAATTGCAGGGACCGAATCCTCCAGCCACATTCATTTAGTAGCTGACAAAGTAGACTTAAAAATGAGAGAGATTCAATCTCATAACCGGGTTCTCGACACGAAACAACTAGCTGTACTTACAGCAGTAAATACAATGAACGAATATTTAAAGATTAAAGAAGAGCTGAAAAAATTGCAACAGCGAATTGGAAAAGAGGAAAGTTAG
- the sspI gene encoding small acid-soluble spore protein SspI: MNLDLRKAVLHNVTGNNKEQLQDTIVDAIESGEEKMLPGLGVLFEVIWKNSDQQKKEEILNTLSDGLK, encoded by the coding sequence ATGAATCTTGATCTTAGAAAAGCTGTATTGCATAACGTTACTGGCAACAATAAAGAGCAATTACAAGATACGATTGTAGATGCCATCGAGAGTGGAGAAGAGAAAATGCTTCCTGGTCTTGGCGTTCTTTTTGAAGTGATCTGGAAAAACTCTGATCAACAAAAGAAAGAAGAAATTTTAAACACACTTTCAGACGGCTTGAAGTAA
- a CDS encoding CvpA family protein, which yields MLDLILIIVLAGGFLIGLKRGFIMQLVHLVGFIAAYIVAYLYYDDLAPKLELWIPYPSSNDSSVSFLMNSISLEQAYYNAIAFAILFFATKIILQILGSMLDFLANLPILHTFNRWLGGLLGFVEVYLIVFILLYIATLVPIEAFQTHYENSWIAQGMVKNTPVFSESVKEMWMKHMA from the coding sequence ATGTTGGATTTAATTTTAATTATTGTTTTAGCAGGTGGATTTTTAATCGGATTAAAAAGAGGCTTCATCATGCAACTCGTTCATCTGGTCGGATTTATAGCAGCCTATATCGTTGCTTATCTGTATTATGATGATCTTGCGCCAAAGTTAGAGTTGTGGATTCCATATCCTTCTTCAAATGATAGTTCTGTATCCTTCTTAATGAACAGCATATCACTTGAACAAGCTTATTATAATGCGATAGCCTTTGCGATTCTGTTCTTCGCTACGAAAATCATTCTTCAGATTCTTGGATCGATGCTTGATTTTCTTGCAAACTTACCGATTCTTCATACGTTCAACAGATGGCTCGGTGGTTTACTAGGTTTTGTAGAAGTCTATTTGATCGTGTTTATTCTATTGTATATCGCGACATTAGTTCCGATAGAAGCCTTTCAAACTCATTATGAAAATTCATGGATCGCACAGGGAATGGTCAAAAACACCCCCGTATTTTCTGAGTCCGTAAAGGAAATGTGGATGAAACATATGGCATAA
- a CDS encoding endonuclease MutS2, producing the protein MQEKMLRVLELRKVIDRLKKHASCSLGLKKIDSLMPFTALDDVNEAQDATDEGVKVLRLKGQVPFGGILDVSSNVKRSKIGSLLNEEDLMDIASTLYGGRRFKRFIEGLVEDGIELRILKNAAENIIPLHELEQEIKSCIDDNGHMMDSASQELRAIRQQLRTFETRVREKLESIVRSSSYQKMLSDSIITIRNDRFVIPVKQEYRGNFGGMVHDQSASGATLFIEPQSVMTVNNQVKEAKAKEAREVEKILRELTAKVAEHADDILLNVDILAEMDFILAKARFANELKCTRPIMNDKGFISLNSGRHPLLDQETVVPTSVMLGGEYQSLVITGPNTGGKTVTLKTIGLLTLMAQCGLQIPAGEESEMAVFKTIYADIGDEQSIEQSLSTFSSHMVNIVDILNKIDFESLVLFDELGAGTDPQEGAALAISILDFVFARGARVVATTHYSELKAYAYNRPGVMNASVEFDVQTLRPTYRLLVGVPGRSNAFEISKRLGLRQDIIDSARSQISEDENKIDNMIKSLEDNRKKAEKEMEEAEGRRKEAESIKSDLEKELELFQNEKDRLYEKAKQEAEKAIEKARETAEEIIHEIRELQKSGGQIKEHKLIEAKKRLEEAVPKTKTKNKKVKAVSTKQEYVPGDEVRVLTVGQKGHIVEKVSNNEYQVQIGILKMNVSEKDLEWVKQSKPKPEPRSFVKVSGNSDSSRPELDLRGKRYEDAMLEVDRYLDEALLAGFNQVYIIHGKGTGALRKGVQELLKTHRNVKSTRMGAAGEGGGGVTVAVLK; encoded by the coding sequence ATGCAAGAAAAAATGCTGCGTGTTTTAGAACTAAGAAAAGTGATCGATCGTCTAAAAAAGCATGCGAGTTGCTCACTTGGACTAAAAAAAATCGATTCCTTAATGCCATTTACAGCACTTGATGATGTAAATGAGGCTCAAGATGCTACAGATGAAGGTGTAAAAGTTCTTCGATTAAAAGGACAAGTTCCATTCGGCGGGATCCTTGATGTTTCATCAAATGTTAAGCGATCAAAGATTGGGAGTCTGCTGAACGAAGAAGATTTGATGGATATCGCTTCGACTCTCTATGGCGGAAGACGCTTCAAGCGATTTATCGAGGGCTTAGTAGAGGATGGAATTGAACTGCGCATCCTTAAGAATGCGGCAGAAAACATCATTCCTCTTCATGAGCTAGAACAAGAAATCAAAAGCTGTATTGATGACAACGGACATATGATGGATAGCGCTAGTCAAGAACTTCGTGCGATTCGTCAGCAGTTGCGTACGTTTGAAACGCGCGTAAGAGAAAAGCTGGAATCAATCGTCAGATCATCCAGTTATCAAAAAATGTTATCTGACTCGATCATAACCATTCGTAACGACCGATTTGTTATTCCCGTTAAACAAGAGTACAGAGGTAATTTTGGCGGAATGGTTCATGATCAATCAGCGAGTGGAGCAACTTTGTTTATTGAACCTCAATCTGTTATGACGGTTAATAATCAAGTGAAAGAAGCAAAAGCGAAAGAAGCGCGCGAAGTAGAAAAGATTTTAAGAGAACTGACTGCTAAAGTTGCGGAACATGCTGATGATATTCTGTTGAACGTAGATATTTTAGCAGAGATGGATTTTATTCTAGCAAAAGCTAGATTCGCCAATGAGCTAAAATGTACGCGTCCTATTATGAATGACAAAGGTTTTATTTCACTAAATAGTGGCCGACATCCTCTGCTCGATCAAGAAACAGTTGTTCCAACGAGTGTGATGTTAGGTGGCGAGTATCAATCACTCGTCATAACAGGTCCCAATACAGGTGGTAAAACAGTTACCTTAAAAACGATCGGACTTCTAACTCTTATGGCGCAATGTGGCCTGCAGATACCTGCTGGAGAAGAATCAGAAATGGCTGTCTTTAAGACTATCTATGCTGACATTGGTGATGAACAGTCTATTGAACAATCACTGAGTACATTCTCTTCACATATGGTTAACATCGTAGACATCTTAAACAAGATTGATTTTGAATCCCTCGTTCTCTTTGATGAACTTGGAGCAGGGACAGATCCTCAAGAAGGAGCAGCCCTTGCTATTTCGATTCTAGACTTTGTTTTTGCGCGAGGAGCACGTGTCGTTGCCACTACCCATTATAGTGAGTTAAAAGCATATGCTTATAATCGACCTGGTGTTATGAATGCTTCTGTAGAATTTGATGTGCAGACACTAAGACCTACATATCGTTTATTAGTGGGTGTGCCAGGACGAAGTAACGCGTTTGAGATCTCTAAAAGACTCGGACTACGTCAGGATATCATTGATTCAGCTCGCTCTCAGATCAGTGAAGACGAGAACAAGATTGATAATATGATAAAGTCTTTAGAAGATAATCGTAAAAAAGCAGAAAAAGAGATGGAAGAAGCAGAAGGCAGAAGAAAAGAAGCAGAGTCTATTAAGAGTGATCTAGAGAAAGAACTAGAACTGTTTCAGAATGAAAAAGATCGATTGTATGAAAAAGCAAAGCAGGAAGCAGAAAAAGCGATCGAGAAAGCACGTGAAACAGCAGAAGAGATCATTCATGAGATTCGTGAACTTCAAAAATCTGGCGGACAGATCAAAGAACATAAACTGATTGAAGCGAAAAAGAGACTAGAAGAAGCTGTTCCAAAAACAAAAACCAAAAACAAGAAGGTAAAAGCCGTATCAACAAAACAAGAATACGTTCCAGGAGACGAGGTAAGAGTACTTACTGTAGGTCAAAAAGGGCATATCGTTGAAAAAGTAAGTAACAACGAATACCAAGTTCAGATTGGAATCTTAAAGATGAATGTATCTGAAAAAGATTTAGAGTGGGTAAAACAAAGTAAACCGAAACCTGAACCGCGTTCATTCGTAAAAGTATCAGGAAACTCCGATTCTTCTCGCCCAGAACTTGACCTAAGAGGAAAAAGGTATGAAGATGCCATGTTAGAAGTGGATCGATATCTGGATGAAGCACTTTTAGCTGGTTTCAACCAGGTATATATCATCCATGGTAAAGGAACTGGTGCACTAAGAAAAGGTGTTCAAGAGTTGTTAAAGACGCATCGAAATGTT